One region of Mycolicibacterium lutetiense genomic DNA includes:
- a CDS encoding site-specific integrase: MAGDSADGWTLHFYDFQQRFVSVEDVVPGVGDVEAWAKRNGVRDGTPFFLDPWGRADALVNAYWRDPLVRGRATGTLRRYALSLKVWLDFLHAVGVRWDQASRSELAAFKEWRLSAEKNPRQVSPNSFCVDRAAIRSFYSWAAEQHGIDNPVRARVIATSWMGGGHVVLESTPSGMRRADVKWLTPQAFRLWRNLGLRGFTMEGVPRHDWRGATEDRDIAFVEGLFGTGLRIGEWSSMLTIEVPKPGSEGLMRSRVASHCAKGGSGRAFWMRRRVAQQVHFYLEEGSRTAAIARAQRAGRYGQVTDLWVVERVRRDGQLEVVDEKGSRRMVRLDALGPSTRMRLFRQGRDGLEPMWLWLNDDGTPRPKHAWYKTFDRANARVAKALVQVGGTPLWCRPHMLRHSFALRWYCIATFVAWRRTDMLTKQEQRDFRNQLGDVWFLLATLLGHRSAEVTRSVYLEPFQVLQVEELIALMDADDRQSLERLVAAVGVGESRVLTVPT, encoded by the coding sequence ATGGCTGGTGATTCGGCTGATGGTTGGACCCTTCATTTCTACGACTTTCAGCAGCGGTTCGTCTCGGTGGAGGACGTCGTTCCGGGGGTGGGTGATGTCGAGGCCTGGGCGAAGCGCAATGGTGTGCGTGATGGCACTCCGTTCTTTCTGGACCCGTGGGGCCGGGCGGATGCGTTGGTGAACGCCTACTGGCGGGATCCGCTGGTGCGGGGACGGGCAACGGGGACGTTGCGTCGTTACGCGCTGTCGTTGAAGGTGTGGCTGGATTTTCTGCACGCGGTGGGCGTTCGGTGGGATCAGGCGTCGCGGTCAGAACTGGCTGCGTTCAAGGAGTGGCGTTTGTCGGCTGAGAAGAACCCCCGGCAAGTGAGTCCAAATAGTTTCTGTGTCGATCGCGCGGCGATCCGCAGTTTCTATTCGTGGGCGGCCGAGCAGCACGGAATTGACAACCCCGTCCGAGCCCGCGTGATTGCTACGTCGTGGATGGGCGGTGGCCACGTCGTGTTGGAGAGCACTCCCTCCGGGATGCGCAGGGCTGACGTGAAATGGCTTACTCCACAGGCATTTCGGTTGTGGCGGAACCTGGGGTTGCGTGGTTTTACGATGGAGGGCGTGCCGCGCCACGATTGGCGGGGCGCGACTGAGGATCGCGACATCGCGTTCGTGGAGGGGTTGTTCGGGACGGGTTTACGAATCGGCGAGTGGTCCAGCATGTTGACTATAGAGGTGCCCAAACCGGGCTCTGAGGGGCTTATGCGTTCGCGGGTGGCTTCTCATTGCGCGAAGGGTGGTAGCGGGCGGGCGTTCTGGATGCGGCGTCGCGTCGCCCAGCAAGTGCACTTCTATCTGGAGGAAGGTAGTCGCACTGCTGCCATCGCCCGCGCGCAACGTGCTGGCCGGTACGGGCAGGTTACGGATCTCTGGGTCGTTGAACGGGTTCGCCGGGATGGGCAACTGGAGGTTGTAGATGAGAAGGGATCGCGTCGTATGGTCCGGCTGGACGCACTTGGGCCGTCGACGCGAATGAGGTTATTCCGCCAGGGTCGTGATGGCCTGGAGCCGATGTGGTTGTGGCTGAATGACGACGGGACACCTCGTCCCAAGCACGCCTGGTACAAGACGTTCGACCGTGCGAACGCCAGGGTCGCGAAGGCGCTCGTCCAAGTGGGCGGTACGCCGCTGTGGTGCCGTCCCCACATGCTGAGGCATTCCTTTGCGCTGCGGTGGTATTGCATCGCCACGTTCGTCGCGTGGCGCCGTACCGACATGTTGACCAAGCAGGAGCAGCGCGACTTCCGCAATCAGCTTGGTGATGTCTGGTTCCTGCTGGCGACACTTCTTGGACATCGTAGTGCCGAGGTGACACGCAGCGTTTATCTCGAGCCGTTTCAGGTGCTGCAGGTCGAGGAGCTCATCGCGCTGATGGATGCCGATGATCGGCAATCTCTTGAGC